From Lolium perenne isolate Kyuss_39 chromosome 5, Kyuss_2.0, whole genome shotgun sequence, a single genomic window includes:
- the LOC127301297 gene encoding probable inactive receptor kinase At1g48480, protein MRQRGLGGRGLLLLVLLLCCSALRCVVPDLTADRAALLAFRAAVGPGLPWDASAQSPCGWRGVTCDNATGAAGQRVVALQLPGAGLIGQLPPGTVGNLTALRTLSLRSNAISGGIPADIGSCVELRYLYLHENQLSGEIPEGFFSLGLLQRLVLSENRITGAVSSEFNRLPRLATLYLENNALNGALPPDLDLPNLQLFNVSGNQLSGPVPASLAARPASAFSGTGLCGGPLSPCTTTAAPPPPSPFSPPAPADQDSKNSKLSAAAIAGIVAGAVVALLVVVLAVIYLLCFRRRKTKADTSTETAAYGDEDLSPETVSVARRGAKGDVKRSRSRSAQMTTVGSDARKLVFVGGEPDVAYELESLLHASAEVLGKGWLGTTYRATLEGGVAVVTVKRLRELPIPEKEFRGTVALLGALRHDNLVPLRSYFYSKEEKLIVYDFVRAKGLSALLHFPNGAASLDFAARARVARACARGIAFIHAAGASHGNIKSSNVLVTDARDTAYVTDYGLVQLVGAGVPLKRVTGYRAPEVMDPRKTSQEADVYSFGVLLLELLTGRAPANSVPGSDAAADLPQWVRTVVQEEWTGEAFDAAIANETLVEEEMVRLLQLASDCTEERPDERPAMADVAARIEDIVGRALRKAASDSDEFHSVSADQSS, encoded by the coding sequence ATGCGGCAGCGGGGGCTCGGCGGGCGCGGCctactcctcctcgtcctcctgctgtgcTGCTCCGCGCTCCGGTGCGTCGTGCCGGACCTCACGGCGGACCGTGCGGCGCTGCTCGCGTTCCGGGCCGCGGTCGGCCCGGGCCTGCCCTGGGACGCGTCCGCGCAGTCCCCGTGCGGCTGGCGCGGCGTCACCTGCGACAACGCCACCGGGGCTGCCGGGCAGCGCGTCGTCGCGCTGCAGCTCCCCGGCGCCGGCCTGATCGGCCAGCTCCCGCCCGGCACCGTGGGCAACCTCACAGCCCTCAGAACGCTCTCGCTCCGCTCCAACGCGATCTCCGGCGGGATCCCCGCCGACATCGGCAGCTGCGTGGAGCTCAGGTACCTCTACCTCCACGAGAACCAGCTCTCCGGCGAGATACCGGAAGGGTTCTTCTCGCTCGGCCTGCTGCAGCGGCTCGTCCTCTCCGAAAACCGCATCACCGGCGCAGTCTCGTCGGAGTTCAACAGGCTCCCGCGGCTGGCCACTCTGTACCTGGAGAACAACGCCCTCAACGGCGCCCTCCCGCCCGACCTTGACCTCCCGAACCTCCAGCTCTTCAACGTCTCCGGCAACCAGCTCAGCGGCCCCGTGCCCGCGTCGCTCGCCGCAAGGCCGGCCAGCGCGTTTAGCGGGACGGGGCTCTGTGGCGGCCCTCTAAGCCCGTGCACAACCACagcagcgccgccaccgccgtcgccatTCTCGCCTCCGGCCCCTGCTGATCAGGACAGCAAGAACAGCAAGCTTTCAGCCGCCGCAATCGCCGGCATCGTTGCCGGTGCCGTCGTGGCCCTCTTAGTGGTGGTGCTAGCCGTGATCTACTTGCTCTGTTTCCGTCGTCGCAAGACCAAGGCCGACACCTCCACCGAGACGGCGGCGTACGGCGACGAGGACTTGTCGCCGGAGACGGTGTCCGTGGCGAGGCGAGGGGCCAAGGGCGACGTGAAGCGCTCGCGGTCGCGCTCCGCGCAGATGACCACGGTGGGCAGCGACGCCAGGAAGCTGGTGTTCGTGGGGGGCGAGCCGGACGTGGCCTACGAGCTGGAGTCGCTGCTGCACGCGTCGGCCGAGGTGCTCGGGAAGGGCTGGCTCGGCACCACCTACCGCGCCACGCTCGAGGGCGGCGTCGCCGTGGTCACCGTCAAGCGGCTCAGGGAGCTGCCCATCCCGGAGAAGGAGTTCCGGGGCACGGTGGCCTTGCTCGGCGCGCTCCGCCACGACAACCTGGTGCCCCTCCGCTCCTACTTCTACAGCAAGGAGGAGAAGCTCATCGTGTACGACTTCGTCCGGGCCAAGGGCCTCTCCGCGCTGCTCCACTTCCCCAACGGCGCCGCCAGCCTCGACTTCGCGGCGCGGGCGCGCGTCGCGCGGGCGTGCGCGCGGGGCATCGCCTTCATCCACGCCGCCGGCGCGTCGCACGGCAACATCAAGTCGTCCAACGTGCTGGTCACCGACGCGCGCGACACCGCCTACGTCACCGACTACGGCCTCGTCCAGCTCGTCGGCGCCGGCGTGCCGCTGAAGCGTGTCACCGGGTACCGCGCCCCGGAGGTCATGGACCCACGGAAGACGTCGCAGGAGGCCGACGTGTACAGCTTCGGCGTGCTGCTCCTGGAGCTGCTCACCGGGAGGGCCCCAGCCAACTCGGTTCCGGGAAGCGACGCCGCGGCCGACCTGCCGCAGTGGGTGCGCACCGTGGTGCAGGAGGAGTGGACGGGCGAGGCGTTCGACGCCGCCATCGCCAACGAGACGCTCGTGGAGGAGGAGATGGTGCGGCTGCTGCAGCTCGCCTCCGATTGCACCGAGGAGCGGCCCGACGAGCGGCCGGCCATGGCCGACGTCGCCGCGAGGATCGAGGACATTGTCGGGAGGGCGCTGCGGAAGGCGGCGTCCGACTCGGACGAGTTCCACAGCGTGTCCGCCGACCAGTCCTCGTGA
- the LOC127301298 gene encoding probable cinnamyl alcohol dehydrogenase 8D, producing the protein MSHNFQLRSSALPVRFFPGGLGARLSCNEPKHLGSSSSVGVAVASPARTMQRHQAKATAKEMGVQETAQGSAALGWAARDASGVLSPFDFSRRAQKDDDVTIKVLYCGICHTDLYTIKNEWGTAMYPVVPGHEILGVVTSVGSGVTKFKAGETVGVGYFLGSCRSCECCGNGYENYCSGMVLTSNGIDREHGGEVTQGGFSDVIVANQDYVVRVPDGLPLAGAAPLLCAGVTVYSPMMRFGLNAPGKHLGVVGLGGLGHVAVKFGKAFGMKVTVISTSPGKREEALERLGADEFLVSRDPEQMQAAFGTMDGILDTVSAWHPISPLFALMKPMGQMVFVGGPTKPLELPAYAIVPGGKGIAGNCVGGIRDCQAMLEFAGKHGITAEVEVIKMDYVNTALERLEKNDVRYRFVIDVAGSLGSTA; encoded by the exons ATGTCGCACAATTTTCAGCTGCGCAGCTCGGCTCTCCCCGTGCGATTCTTCCCCGGTGGACTCGGCGCCCGCTTGTCGTGCAATGAGCCCAAGCATcttggcagcagcagcagcgtcggAGTCGCTGTAGCATCGCCGGCAAGAACAATGCAACGGCACCAGGCGAAGGCGACGGCGAAGGAGATGGGGGTGCAGGAGACGGCCCAAGGAAGCGCGGCGCTCGGGTGGGCGGCCAGGGACGCCTCCGGCGTCCTCTCCCCATTCGACTTCTCAAGAAG GGCTCAGAAAGACGACGATGTGACGATCAAGGTGCTCTACTGCGGCATCTGCCACACTGACCTCTACACTATCAAGAACGAGTGGGGAACCGCAATGTACCCCGTTGTTCCTGG GCACGAGATCCTCGGCGTCGTGACCAGCGTCGGCAGCGGCGTCACCAAGTTCAAGGCCGGCGAGACGGTGGGCGTGGGCTACTTCCTCGGGTCCTGCCGCTCCTGCGAGTGCTGCGGGAACGGGTACGAGAACTACTGCTCCGGCATGGTGCTCACCTCCAACGGCATCGACCGCGAGCACGGCGGCGAGGTCACCCAGGGCGGGTTctccgacgtcatcgtcgccaaCCAGGACTACGTGGTGCGCGTCCCGGACGGGCTGCCGCTGGCCGGGGCCGCGCCGCTGCTATGCGCGGGCGTCACGGTGTACAGCCCGATGATGCGCTTCGGCCTCAACGCGCCGGGGAAGCACCTGGGCGTCGTCGGCCTGGGCGGCCTCGGCCACGTCGCCGTCAAGTTCGGCAAGGCCTTCGGCATGAAGGTCACCGTCATCAGCACGTCGCCGGGCAAGCGTGAGGAGGCGCTGGAGCGGCTCGGCGCCGACGAGTTCCTGGTCAGCCGGGACCCCGAGCAGATGCAGGCGGCGTTCGGCACCATGGACGGCATCCTCGACACCGTGTCGGCGTGGCACCCGATCTCGCCGCTGTTCGCGCTGATGAAGCCGATGGGACAGATGGTGTTCGTGGGCGGGCCAACCAAGCCGCTAGAGCTGCCGGCGTACGCCATCGTGCCGGGCGGGAAGGGCATCGCTGGGAACTGCGTCGGCGGCATCAGGGACTGCCAGGCCATGCTCGAGTTCGCGGGGAAGCACGGCATCACTGCCGAGGTGGAGGTCATCAAGATGGACTACGTTAACACAGCTCTCGAGcggctcgagaagaacgacgtccGCTACCGCTTCGTCATCGACGTGGCCGGCAGCCTCGGCTCAACCGCATAA